The Euphorbia lathyris chromosome 3, ddEupLath1.1, whole genome shotgun sequence genome contains a region encoding:
- the LOC136223761 gene encoding uncharacterized protein gives MDNLISKPLIALLVALFLVSSSLATTDVPFIVAHKKATLNRLKSGAERVSVSIDIYNQGTSTAYDVSLVDDRWPKDIFDVIGGNTSQSWERLDAGGILSHNFELDSKVKGMFYGSPAVITFRIPTKAALQEAFSTPIMPLDVLADRPPEKKFEWAKRLLAKYGSLISVVTILVLFVYLVASPSKSSGAKANKKRR, from the exons ATGGACAATCTCATAAGCAAGCCGTTAATTGCTTTGCTAGTGGCTCTCTTCTTGGTTTCGTCATCGCTCGCTACCACAGATGTTCCTTTCATAGTGGCGCACAAGAAGGCCACTCTCAACCGGCTTAAATCTGGTGCCGAACGTGTTTCCGTCTCCATTGACATCTACAACCAGGGCACTTC GACCGCATATGATGTAAGTCTTGTTGATGATCGTTGGCCTAAAGATATATTTGATGTCATTGGTGGCAACACTTCACAGTCATGGGAAAGACTAGATGC TGGTGGCATCCTATCTCACAATTTTGAACTGGACAGCAAAGTGAAGGGAATGTTTTATGGTTCCCCAGCTGTAATTACATTCCGCATTCCCACTAAAGCGGCTCTGCAG GAGGCATTTTCAACTCCCATCATGCCTTTAGATGTCCTTGCAGATAGACCTCCAGAAAAGAAGTTTGAATGG GCTAAG AGGCTATTGGCAAAATATGGGTCTCTTATCTCTGTGGTCACCATTTTGGTTTTGTTTGTGTACCTGGTCGCCAGCCCCTCCAAATCTAGTGGTGCAAAAGCAAACAAGAAGAGGCGTTAA